A DNA window from Nitrospira sp. contains the following coding sequences:
- a CDS encoding OMPb-brl domain-containing protein (MaGe:77310980): MGKKSCHWIVASMLVACFGVALIPSQSALAQDSKDNFGGMEPGKWVLGMRAGFAPLTQQLSANTSTDVGSLVNFQAMYSLNKWLLAGLMVEWERHSIDQERPSRSLGHQDSVSVLPTLELRPANFGPLSPYVNMSFGVNVNGFGENGATRISPSNTLAWRLGWGADYMITKQFALNTEMAYKRNDGHATVNGVRNDDWNASSFGFLFGVKLFF, translated from the coding sequence ATGGGTAAGAAGTCTTGTCATTGGATCGTTGCCAGCATGCTGGTCGCATGCTTTGGCGTAGCTCTCATCCCAAGCCAATCGGCGCTCGCTCAGGACAGCAAAGATAATTTCGGCGGGATGGAACCGGGTAAGTGGGTGCTCGGAATGCGAGCGGGATTCGCGCCGCTCACGCAGCAGCTCTCCGCGAACACGTCAACCGACGTGGGGTCTTTGGTGAATTTCCAAGCTATGTACAGCCTCAATAAATGGCTCCTCGCGGGCTTGATGGTGGAGTGGGAACGCCATTCCATCGACCAAGAGCGCCCATCGCGGAGCCTTGGGCATCAGGACAGCGTATCGGTGCTGCCAACCCTGGAACTGCGGCCGGCTAATTTCGGCCCGCTCAGCCCCTATGTCAACATGAGCTTCGGTGTGAACGTGAACGGCTTCGGAGAAAATGGCGCGACCCGCATCAGTCCCAGCAATACATTGGCATGGCGGCTGGGCTGGGGAGCTGATTACATGATCACAAAACAGTTCGCGCTCAATACGGAAATGGCCTATAAGCGGAATGACGGACATGCGACGGTGAATGGTGTGCGAAACGACGACTGGAACGCCTCATCGTTTGGCTTCCTGTTCGGCGTGAAACTGTTCTTCTAA
- a CDS encoding N-acetyltransferase, GCN5-related (MaGe:77310981) yields MPPTLKTTVTFSEKKSLQPEQLLILFQQAPWAKGRTLADAREMLRHTDVALCAWDGDRLIGFGRVLTDFVYRATIWDVIVDEAYQKQGIGTEIVQRILHHSRLKKVELFWLCTRRPGFYEKLGFSSKEQTGMVWDRSQQARTE; encoded by the coding sequence ATGCCCCCTACGCTCAAGACCACCGTTACCTTTTCAGAGAAGAAGTCCCTCCAGCCAGAACAATTACTGATCTTGTTTCAGCAGGCGCCCTGGGCCAAGGGGCGGACGCTGGCCGATGCCCGCGAGATGCTTCGTCATACCGATGTGGCGCTCTGCGCCTGGGACGGCGACCGGCTGATCGGCTTCGGCCGCGTGCTGACGGATTTTGTCTATCGCGCCACGATTTGGGATGTGATCGTCGATGAGGCCTATCAGAAGCAGGGCATTGGAACGGAAATCGTCCAGCGTATCCTGCATCACTCCCGTCTGAAGAAAGTCGAACTCTTCTGGCTCTGCACCCGTCGCCCTGGGTTTTACGAAAAACTGGGGTTCAGCTCAAAGGAGCAGACCGGCATGGTGTGGGATCGGAGCCAGCAGGCAAGGACCGAATAA
- a CDS encoding hypothetical protein (Evidence 4 : Unknown function but conserved in other organisms; MaGe:77310982), producing MSTQVRSCPKCFQLMWLKPQEYELLDEETVRAKCPHCGSTVRFRLGSEGANAAGPKMGH from the coding sequence ATGTCAACGCAAGTCCGCAGCTGCCCCAAGTGCTTTCAATTGATGTGGCTCAAGCCGCAGGAATACGAATTGCTCGACGAAGAGACGGTGCGCGCCAAATGCCCTCACTGCGGCTCGACCGTCCGTTTTCGGCTCGGGAGTGAAGGAGCCAACGCCGCAGGCCCTAAAATGGGCCACTGA
- a CDS encoding hypothetical protein (Evidence 4 : Unknown function but conserved in other organisms; MaGe:77310983), whose amino-acid sequence MQTADILDVVGALSALLKAYAAKLPPIVHLAAVPTGVKPKFEAVEDYEDNVSRVRNQSAGTPYRGLNESFVASLEAFEVGNLLGAVQPLLAVLDHVERMQRDKEIEVGRIDEKRVGEYRAVLHKILPGNKPELDGAGRGM is encoded by the coding sequence ATGCAGACTGCGGATATTCTCGATGTCGTCGGCGCGTTGTCGGCGCTGCTGAAGGCCTATGCGGCCAAACTGCCGCCCATTGTTCATTTGGCAGCCGTGCCGACTGGCGTGAAGCCGAAGTTCGAAGCGGTGGAGGACTATGAGGACAATGTCTCGCGGGTACGGAATCAAAGCGCCGGGACGCCCTACAGAGGACTCAACGAATCCTTTGTCGCATCCCTAGAGGCGTTTGAGGTGGGGAACCTCCTGGGGGCAGTGCAGCCCCTGCTGGCCGTGCTCGATCATGTGGAACGCATGCAGCGCGATAAAGAAATCGAAGTGGGGCGTATCGATGAAAAGCGGGTCGGGGAATACCGCGCGGTTCTCCATAAGATTTTGCCTGGGAATAAGCCGGAGTTGGATGGGGCGGGGAGAGGAATGTAA
- a CDS encoding putative RNA pseudouridine synthase aq1758 (MaGe:77310984), with protein MITEFTVTAGEQPKRLDIFLANHQRDISRSALQRLIELGRIRINEQTVRASQKIKPGDKITMDVPKPEPLALKGEAIPLEVLFEDDSLLVLNKPSGIVVHPAPGNWTGTLVNALLHHFETSGGTVSAIGGKERPGLVHRLDKETSGVMVIAKTDQAHRHLAAQFKEHTITRVYEALIWGVPKKGHGLIELAIGRDTKERKKISTRTTSPRESVTEYKVDQRYGKVAAHVLLYPRTGRTHQLRVHLTSLGHPILGDPTYGGRKVCAIEEVEIPRVMLHARTLGFTHPTKGERQEFTRPFPADMEAVSQALERLRPAKIVKES; from the coding sequence ATGATTACGGAATTTACGGTCACTGCGGGCGAGCAGCCGAAACGCCTGGACATCTTTCTCGCCAATCACCAACGGGATATCTCGCGCTCGGCCTTGCAGCGCCTGATCGAACTCGGCCGCATTCGCATCAATGAGCAGACGGTGCGGGCCAGCCAGAAGATCAAGCCGGGCGATAAAATCACCATGGATGTGCCGAAGCCCGAGCCGCTGGCCCTCAAGGGAGAAGCCATTCCGCTCGAAGTCCTGTTTGAAGACGACAGCCTGCTCGTCTTGAACAAACCGTCGGGGATCGTCGTTCATCCGGCCCCTGGCAATTGGACGGGGACCCTCGTGAATGCGCTCCTCCATCACTTTGAGACTTCCGGCGGCACGGTCTCGGCGATTGGCGGGAAGGAACGGCCGGGGTTGGTGCACCGGTTGGACAAAGAAACCTCCGGAGTCATGGTGATTGCGAAGACCGATCAAGCGCACCGGCATCTGGCGGCGCAATTCAAGGAGCATACGATCACGCGCGTGTACGAAGCGTTGATCTGGGGCGTTCCGAAAAAAGGGCATGGCTTGATTGAGCTGGCCATCGGTCGGGACACGAAGGAACGGAAAAAGATTTCCACCAGAACCACCAGCCCGCGGGAATCGGTGACGGAGTACAAGGTCGATCAACGCTATGGAAAAGTTGCCGCGCATGTGCTCCTCTATCCTCGGACAGGGCGGACGCACCAGCTCCGCGTCCATCTCACGTCGCTGGGGCATCCCATTCTGGGCGATCCCACCTACGGCGGAAGAAAAGTCTGCGCAATCGAGGAGGTGGAGATCCCACGGGTGATGCTGCATGCGAGGACGCTGGGCTTTACGCATCCGACCAAGGGCGAGCGGCAGGAATTCACCAGGCCCTTTCCCGCCGACATGGAAGCTGTCAGTCAGGCGCTTGAACGATTACGGCCCGCTAAGATAGTCAAGGAGTCTTGA